The nucleotide sequence CAAACTTCACCTAATCTTTTATCCCTGAGTGAAAATGCTTCTTTGGAACTGCCTCACATTTAGTCTTTCCCCCTGAATTCCTTTCATTGTGCTGTTACAGGGAATTAATCTAAGTAAGACCTACAGATCGTATCTGCAATTCTGTGTCACAGCTTGGATATACATGTTTGGACCATCAGAAACTTAAAATACTCTGAAATCTGAAATGTAGGAGACTTCAGAAGATTTTgaagtttggcttttttttttttttttggagcgaGGAATATAAAACCCATAAAGTATATGAACTATTTCAAACTCCCATAACTCAAAATATGCAAGCCTGGTCATGAGCACAGGTAGATGCATGCACTTGCTATTTGGTAACACCCAGCAGGAGCTATTCTTCCCTGCCAGAACCTATGTGACACTAGACCAAGCCGTGTCCTATGTCGTCTTTAGTTTAAAGACCACCTTTAGCATGTCCacttcacacacatatgtgtatatatagtgtatatattgctttaaaagctgcatctgtgtgtgcatgctttaTCTGTAGGTATGAAGGAGAACCTCATCTTTTTATTCTGAGTGATCGTGATCCTTCTGGGGCATTTTAATTTACCTACATTGCATAACTGATGTGAGGAAGTTGACAGGTAACTGACATGGAATCCCAGCTTTCAAAGCCCCACAATATTATTTTCTAGAcattattttgcctttttaatttCGTGGGTGAAATAATGTCTAGAAAAGAATATTGTGTGAGTTTATCAATATAATTTGGGAACTATTTCATCTAAATGTTATCTTTGACCTTTACTCAATCCTGAGAAAGATACCATATATAAACTGTCTTATGATCTGGACATGTATTTCACACATCTTTTATTGAGCCCATCTTATAAACTAGGCCGGTATGTGAAAGGTCATGGAGGTAAAAGAGTCCAGTGGGCAGAGCCACTCCGAGTATGGAACAGAGGTAGACTCACCGTACAAGGTCACGATTGTATTTCTCTTCCTTTACGCTCTCAGTTCAGAGTCATgtataatttatcttttaaacGACCCATCTAACTTTGCATGGTGCTTGATACATTGTATGTTCTAATGTAAACAAGTATTGGCTGAAATAATGATGCAGCAAGTAAGTGAACAATGCTTCCCTGAGCAGTGTAGCTGGTCTGTCTGGAAAGTCTccctactcctttttttttttttttttttttttttttttttgaggtaggatctcactctagtccaggctgacattaaacttactatgtagtcccaggatagccttgaactcatggtgatcctctacctctgtctcccgagtgctgggattaaaggtgggcgcaaccatgcccagcttcctactCTTTATATACTATAAGTTTTCCTTGGTTTGCATACAGGAGGTTGAACACAGttctcaaaaaatttaaacaaaagatgGCCAGCAATATTAGATGACCTGAGTCGGGTTAAGTTTCTAAGTTGTCGTACACAATTGCCCTCAACTGGGAGCCAGAGACCAGTGCTGGAGTTTTGGTTGGATGAACACTGGGAAAAATCACTAACCTCTGACAAGTGTCAGCTGTAGTGAACAGCCAAGTGAACTGGCTTAGTGCATCCGTCCTGTCAAcctcagagatggagagagagaaaaaaacaggcaTTATCACTTCTGCTTTCCAGCTGTGCTACTGCTTGCAGGTTATGTGCTTCTTGAACTCAGTCTATCAGCTGACTGACATGTTGCTAATATATATTGCTGTGATGTGAAGAGTCAGTGAATGTATGATTGCTTCAAGAACTTTAATTTCAAAGGGAGCAGAGGCAAGAATATTCCAAGTAGCCACAAAGTATAACCTACTGAAAGTGGAAAGGAGGCTGCTGGGTGAAGGAGGATGCAGGGAGgggatggggcgggggggggggggggggaagaggaggtaggaaaacaacaataacaaatacTGGTGAAAATTAccattctttgtatgctaataaaataataattacagggctggggatatggcttagaggttaaaggtactttcttgtaaagcctgccagtagggttcaattccccagtaccaatgtaatgcagatgcacaacaggatgcatgcatctggagtttatttgcagtggccagaggccctggcacatccattctctctcaaataaacaaaaaatattttaactaaataaaactaataataaaataataattacaaaagAAGGGAATTTCTTTATTACAAATTGTCAACCgatgaaagaatgaaattatcattacaaaaaatggtaaaaaaagtttttgtattttgaaataaaaatgtgcTATATGAAGACAATGAAAGTTTTCtgtataaaatgtaattttaacttTAATTCCAAAAAGATCAATTTTAATAATCTCTAATGTATAAAGTATGTAATTGCTACTTTTAGTGCTGTATTTTTCAAATAGACTTTTAACATTTCTTTCAGACTACTCAAAAGTTCATCTAACACAGCTTCTGGAGAAGGCTGAAGTGATTGCAGGACGTATGctcaaattttctgttttttatcgGAACCagcaaaaagaatattttgaCTTTATTAGGTAAGGACAAAAATATATGgttatttgtttcattaaatttatttccaTATTCTAGGTCTATGTTTCCCTTACCTCTGTTTGTATCAAGTTACTATTctaggtttctttttaaaaagttaattatatTAACTCTAAagtttttcacatgtgtgtgtgatgtgcatgcatgtgaaaatatatgttcttatgcacgtgagtgcacatgtgtgtggagaccataGGTTGATGTTGAGTGCTGGCTCTTTGCTTTCTTTACAGAGGCAGGTTCTTAGTTGAAgtcagagcttgctgattcagctgTTGTAGCTGGCCAGCTAGCCCTAGGCATTCCTGtctgtccctgcctcctgagcactaggacGGCAGTGGTTCACCACACCCACAAGGCATTCGTGGCATCGACATGGGTTTGGGGAATCCCAACTCCAGGCTTCATGCTTATTCAGCAagctgttacccactgagccatctcccaacaccTATATGGACTTTTGTTTCCaagaaaaattaagtaaaagTCAGAAGAATGTTCCCCCATTTCTAGAGGAAGTATGAAGCTTAATGAGCATTTAATCTATGTATTCCTTTAATTCTCAATAACTCAGATGTAAAATTTTCTCCTCTTTTTGTGGGTCCCGAGGCAGTAAAGATGAGTTGCTTGTTTAAGTATTacattgggcatggtggttcatgcctacaatcccagaacttgggaagctgaagtggAAGGTTTCAGGCCATCCTAGGTGCCAACCccgtctcaagaaaaaaaaaaaaaaaatcgttgcTCTCATTTTAGAACCTGAAGTATTCTGACAAGACTGTATATGAAAAATATTAAGGGAGTCacgatatttttgtttatttttccatatttctcTGGTTTTCCTAAAACACGGCCATGGTCCACAATTTAAGTCAGCTGTAAGCTGTATAAAATGCACAGGGaataacagaaagaaatgtaCTTAGGTATTTGTGATCTACAAGTATGTAATTAGTTATTTTTCAGtgttgtgaccaaatatctagcaagaagcaacttaagggaggagctGTATTCTAGACAGGGGGATAGAATGTATCCTGGCGGGAATGGCATGGTGGGAGGTGGCTTTGTGGTGGCAGGTGCATAAGGCAGCCTGCTTACAACTCCATGAGCAGGGAAAATGGAGCCTGAAGTTGTACTGGGCTACGAAACATCAGCCCTCTCACCCCCAGTAATGACTCACTTCCCAGAGCTAGGCCCCATCCCCCAAGGTTTCCACAGCATCCCCCAAGTGATTAAACCCATAGGCCTGtaggaaggggggggggcatttcatatccaaaccatgACACAAAGTATTTTACAGTATcttatgtatatttacatattttatataaaaacactTGTGCCTTTTGTTATTGAATACTTTGTAAATAGAGATTTTATTCTATTGGTCTCCTATCTGGTATTTATTCTAGAATCTATCGAATTCAAAGTGGATGTCATTCACCTAACTAGCTGAATAACACAAATTATTGTGCTGGTTACTGTTAATTGGGGGTACATAATATTATCAgtaagtttttatatttattaagcatAAAATTTGAAAACCAAAAGAATCCTATTTCTACTGCCTTCAGGAAGAAATACATCAGCAGAATAAATCATTACATCTTTGTGTGGGTTGAGCCTGGGTTTTAGCCAATGAATATTTTAGGTGGCCACTGGAGGTCagtatttctctatgatttcctgtatttttcagatgggaacagaCAATCCACACTAAGAAATTTACTAAATGTGCTTTGAAATATGCttccaaaaagataaaaacagaacATATGGAAAATTAATCAAGCCAATGGACAGTACATTCTTTGAATGTCAcagatatatatttgaaatatattttattttttgatgtacaCATTTAATATAATCCATCCCTATAAATGTCCCCATTAGTATTAGTTTTGCTATCACAcagattttgttatgttgtcatttgttttctttttcttgttctttttttaaaaatttttttgttttatcttttatttatttatttatttgagagcaacagacagacagaaacaggcagatagatagagaatgggtgcaccagggcctcaagccactgcaaaggaactccagacacatgcgcccccttgtgcatctggctaacttggaacctggggaatcgagcctcgaaccggggtccttaggcttcacaggcaggcacttaaacattaagccatctctccagccctcttgttcttttttgttttaacccTGAGGATCATACTCAGGGCCTTGttacatggtaggcaagcactctgttaCTGAGCGACCCCCCAGGACACAACCCCTAGCAatgcttttatttcctttctactGCTTCACTTACCTACTGGTCATTTAGAAGCACATCATGATTTCCCTGTATTTATACAGTTTCTggtctattttgttttctttgtagttTTATTCCATCATGTTTTgagaaaatatatgaaatgaactcattttaaatttattggtaCTTGATTTGTTACCTATTATATGTTCCATATATTGATGAATGTATATTATACTGATGTTTGatgaaaaattctaaaataactGTTCTATCCACTGACTGGATTATGTTTGGACTCAAATgtttctttgtagatactctgtctGAATAACCTCTCCCTTGAAGGATGTGGGGTGCTGAACTCCCCAGCTATTGTTGTATTAGTCTATCCCTTTAAGTCCAACAGTACTTACTTGTTAGGATGGCCCCATACTGAATACATATATGTGACTATATCTTTTTACTAAATTGAATCCCCttgtcaatataaaatgaccatgTCTCTCTATAGTTAGTTTCTGATTTAACATCGTTAAGTGAGTCTAGCTATGCCAGTTCATTGTTGGTTCCATTTGAGTGATAGGTCTTTTTGGACCCTTCACTTTAGTCTGTATGTATCTTTACTAGTCAGGGAGTTTTTTTGTCAGTAGCATCCACTTTATTGTGTTTTTAACCCATTCAGCCAATGTTTATCTTTTGATTGCATAGAATCCACTTACACAGTTGGTTATGAACTTTCTTCTATCATCTAGTGACCTGTATTGTTCCCATTTTTTATGGATtggtccttcctccttttctcaccATTAGTTTTCTGTCACGCTAAAGTCTGATTCTTCTCTGTCTTAATTTGTTCTTCTGGTGAGTTTTGGTAATGAATTACCTCAGTTTCTGCTTCTCTGGAAAAGACCttgtcttcttcttcctcctcttttttcttttccttatcctcctcttcctctttagTTTTGAAGGATAATTTTGATAGGTATAATATTTTCAGTTGGCagtttgtgtgttttgaatatatCATTCATTGTTTCCTGGCATATAAAGTTTCTGCTGAGAATCTGATGGAAGTCTAATGGATATTGCCTCATATGTGAATTAGTGCTTTTCTCTTGCTGTTTTAGGATTTTGTTATACTTTTGACATTTGTACTATAATTAGCAAAGGTCTGTTTTGAGTTTCCTATATTTTGATATCCACATTTCTTTGAGTATTTGTAAAATTTTTAGCTGCCTGTCATGAAATAGGTCCCCTTTTCTTTACCTTTGGAAACTCCTATAATATGACTCAACAGCACCTCTTTACCTTGCAGACTTTCTTCATTCTCCCATAATGTGATTCAACAGCACCCCTTTATCTGGTAgactttcttcattatttttacttttttaactgAATTAATTTGAAAGACCTACTGAGTTCAGGAATCCTACCCATTCTAGTATGCTGAAGAAGCTTTTTTCCCTCAAGTTTTTAGCTCTAAGATTTCTGATTGGTTCTTATGACTGTTCCCTTCTTTTGCTGAATTTCTCACTCATATCCTGAAATTGTTTCCTTTGGGGCTTTCTTGTAGTTACATTTTAATTTGTACAAGTTTCTTTAGGGTCATTATTTTAAATTGGTATTTGGGGCATTTCATAGATTATTACTTTCATTTGAAGTTGTTCCATTTCATGTTTCTTGGTTTTGACACTGACATTTACACATCTAGTGTGACAGCTACCAGTTCTGATTTTATGAAGTAGACATTGTAAGGAAAGTTTTCATTTAGAGGGGATGTGCAGATTCAATTAGACCTGGCCTTAGGAAAGGTGTAGTGTCTGTGTGATTTGTTTTGAATTGATATCCACAGTGGTTCATGAAAGCAGTCGTAGGACGTAACAATGTAAGAAAGCTTCCACAGGTGGCTGTCCTCCAACTGCCCAAAGTTTATGGTGCTCCTGGCTACAGGTGCCTCAGGGCAAGCATGGGTTGCACCAAAGACTGTGGTGTCAGAAACTTCTGTTCCAGAGGTATGGAATGTGGACACTTTACTCAGACCCTCTCAGGATGAATATGGGAGCTGCCTGGGCTGGGACCATGGCACCAACAGCAATAGTTTTAGAGCCACAGGAAAGGATGGGACCTTCCAGGTGATAGCATACATTTTAAGACTAAATTCTAGCACATTTTAAAGGAATGTTCAACCTTTTTGCCAGTGTTCATATATCCAATACTTCTAGTTCTGTTTTTTTATAACATCACTTGTGAAATCCAACAAAGACAAAATTGGTACTATTTTAACCTGTACAGTTTCTAATTGCAATTCAGAATGTTTGTCCAGGAAATTATTATGTAAGATAAATCCAAGTTGTATAGCATTCTTATCTAGGTTAAAGGCTAGATTGGACTATTAATGGTGATGTCAGAGGACATATTGATCTGGTAACAGGATGGCCATTCAGGCCTTCAAACAGCAGGCAATTGGCTTTGGGCTCCTCAGTCTATCAGTCAGTGAATTTACCACTGTTGCACTAAGTAGCTCCCATCCCTTTCTCCTGGCAGAGAGCACCATGGGAGCGCCATGCAGCCATCCGTCAAGGACAGCAGCGGCAGCCATGGCTCCCCCATCAGCGGGAAGTTAGAGGGCGTCTTCTTCAGCTGCAGCACTGAGTTCAACACGGGGAAGCCACCCCAGGACTCCCCTTATGGGAGACACAGGTTTGAGATTGCAGCAGAAAAACTCTTTAACCCCAATACTAACTTATATTTTGGGGACTTCTACTGTATGTACACGGCTTATCATTATGTGATTCTTGTCATTGCCCCGGTGGGATCACCAGGAGATGAATTTTGTAAGCAGCGCCTTCCTCAACTCAATTCCAAGGATAATAAGTTCTTGACCTGTACAGAAGAAGACGGGGTGCTggtttaccaccatgcccaggatgTAATTTTAGAAGTTATTTACACTGACCCTGTGGATCTTTCTCTGGGCACCGTGGCAGAAATCACAGGTCATCAGCTCATGAGTCTATCTACTGCAAATGCAAAGAAAGATCCCAGCTGCAAAACCTGTAATATCAGTGTTGGACGCTAATGCCCACTTTCTTACTGTCACCCAGCCCTGTCTTCCCTTAGGAGCATTGATCCTCTATTGTTCATTTTCATCCTCCTATGTTTTCCGCCGAAGCATGCATATGCCGCTATCACCAGAAGCAAACTACCACTGTTTTCATGTCATTCTGAGCCTTTAGTGTTTCCCCTACCCTTTCCACGACTGTCCATGGGATAGTTTTCCTTCTGACACTTGATTTGCCAGATGctgcaatgtttttatttttccttatgccAAACATAACAACACAATTATATAGATTGCTTtagcaaaatacaaaataatggcTTATAAATGGTGTTTAAATATGCATCCATTTTAATCTACTGAACAAGTATTGGGATAACTCCAAATCGCATGAAAGGGTGAATTGCAGCATGAGTTAAATCTTAAAGCTTAGAGTTGTCAGCACTTCCAACTTGTTGTTTGACAgtgttatttatgttatttatattaGCTAACAGAAAACTACTGTGTTtcacataataaatataatagaaaaatattttatttgtattgtataaaatatttacaatcatATAGAATATATAGAGTTACATTTTAATAGCAACTGTATACATCTCATGAAACCATTTCCCTTATCAAAGATGTAATTTGTAAACCTCAAATAGTTGTGTATCTATCTGTCCTGTTACAAGTAGACGACTTCAATTAAACAAACTTATGAAGGTACATTCCTCTGATTCATAAAAGCTGTAAACTAGCAGGTCAATCCAGAGAAAACAGTAACTCTCAGAATCAGTCCACTTGTGAGGTCAGTATTCTTCCCACCCAGGCTGTAAGAAAATGTGTCTTCAACGTCATGCTTAACATTACAGAAAAGACAAATACAATTCTGGTTGGCAATGAGAAAATGTCTACCTGTTACttgtttttacaaaaaaaaaaacctgtgtttTAAAAGTAGGAAATAACACAAAATACACTAAAGTTGATTAAGCAAATAAAACACTCTGGCCTCTTTTCTAAGGTGTCCTGACAGAAGATCTCTAAAACTTTCTTTTGTACAGAAATGAATACAGCTCATGAGAAAGCTTTTTCACTTTAAAAGTAATAGACCTTGAAAAATGCATATTCCCAATGGAAAAATAGTTATAGAATCTTTGTTATAGTAAACAAAAGGTTAGCAATAATACTATATCACATTAGATTACTATGCTGCAGACACATCTATCCAAAATACctatcttaaaattttaattttatgttaataTAGACATCTGTCAGTTATAGACAAAGACAATTCACAAAGCACATGCTATCTGAATGAACTTTGGTAACCAGAAATGTTAAGTTTCAAATAACGGGTAAAATAATGTGCTGTTTTTATGTAGAAATAAAAAACTAGCAGTGACACATTCTAGTATATTTTAGGTGCTGAAAGTCTGCAGACTTAAGGGACAAGATAGTAGATGGTATATCTCTTAAACATCAATTTGGAATTTCAAATGAATTACTTTCTTACTAGCTGTCTTCCTTCCTATAAGAAGAGTAGAATTTCTTTTCatcacacatttatttatatcatgCTGTTTCccataaattaacaaaaacaatCTAGTCATTAAATTCATTAGCAGGTAGCCCAGCCATGAGCAATGTAGATTTGATAAAATACTAGATGGTTtttgaaacaaatatttatatcaaATACAGGTTAGTCTCCTTGACATGGAGAAGGtggaatttttttctcttaattacAGGTTACCTGTTACATTTTCCCCTATTTAATCcctttttatatataattatactcTCACTTCTTTCTAAAGAACAGCTAATGTTACCACTAAAGTGCTTCCATTTTTAGTACATCAAAATCACTTAGCcagaatggcagaggaaaataagTGTGACTTTATCTTGGGTGGAGGTGGTCTTAGAGCCAAGCCTCAGATTGTTTTGGCCACATCCTGCTTGCTGATGAGAACCTCCAGCAACCTCAGTTTAGCCTTGATGTGCTTGTATTCATAGTACTCCTCTGCCATCGGTGTC is from Jaculus jaculus isolate mJacJac1 chromosome 18, mJacJac1.mat.Y.cur, whole genome shotgun sequence and encodes:
- the Phyhipl gene encoding phytanoyl-CoA hydroxylase-interacting protein-like isoform X2; this translates as MEELPVPHNIKISNITCDSFKISWEMDSKSKDRITHYFIDLNKKENKNSNKFKHKDVPTKLVAKAVPLPMTVRGHWFLSPRTEYTVAVQTASKQVDGDYVVSEWSEIIEFCTADYSKVHLTQLLEKAEVIAGRMLKFSVFYRNQQKEYFDFIREHHGSAMQPSVKDSSGSHGSPISGKLEGVFFSCSTEFNTGKPPQDSPYGRHRFEIAAEKLFNPNTNLYFGDFYCMYTAYHYVILVIAPVGSPGDEFCKQRLPQLNSKDNKFLTCTEEDGVLVYHHAQDVILEVIYTDPVDLSLGTVAEITGHQLMSLSTANAKKDPSCKTCNISVGR
- the Phyhipl gene encoding phytanoyl-CoA hydroxylase-interacting protein-like isoform X1, with protein sequence MDVPRLDHALSSPSSPCEEVIKNLSLEAIQLCDRDGNKSQDSGIAEMEELPVPHNIKISNITCDSFKISWEMDSKSKDRITHYFIDLNKKENKNSNKFKHKDVPTKLVAKAVPLPMTVRGHWFLSPRTEYTVAVQTASKQVDGDYVVSEWSEIIEFCTADYSKVHLTQLLEKAEVIAGRMLKFSVFYRNQQKEYFDFIREHHGSAMQPSVKDSSGSHGSPISGKLEGVFFSCSTEFNTGKPPQDSPYGRHRFEIAAEKLFNPNTNLYFGDFYCMYTAYHYVILVIAPVGSPGDEFCKQRLPQLNSKDNKFLTCTEEDGVLVYHHAQDVILEVIYTDPVDLSLGTVAEITGHQLMSLSTANAKKDPSCKTCNISVGR